In Rhinoraja longicauda isolate Sanriku21f chromosome 13, sRhiLon1.1, whole genome shotgun sequence, one genomic interval encodes:
- the LOC144599514 gene encoding immunoglobulin superfamily member 10-like — MAVVSGRSLSSCSPHWSLLVFLAVFTWSWRTCLTCPKACTCYVPTEIHCTFRYLNAIPESIQAHVERINLGYNNLMKLTNGSFAGLKHLELLMLHSNKIQEIPDNAFKDLQSLQVLKMSYNKVKALNREAFRGLRSIVRLHMDHNNIEFINPEAFYGLATLKLLHLEGNMLQEIHRDTFVTFRFNKIFKVSSIKHLYLSENALTSIPSDLLSYISEIESIYLHGNKWFCDCNLKWLAELNERLPGVLKCKRDRNYPNGQICPVCASASVSKGKDILQLPSSTFACMPSKIQSPLKIRSSAMEEEGDYALGNAKAFVAPLGQMSLNMSDQLGNGCEITCNVHRPVRTPDVTVDQKEDHVLLNTSLSTFLVCYVDYEKIQRLWGILAMYTDSSLKLERDTLLSETPSMGYLYKQPPTMDMHYFMGIQAEIRAEPSWLLQSEITLQLDRSRTTLNVLQIKYLIDLQVTFQDLEVKPGKNSWVMIKRASSIRTEHFVVMGGTVELECQAFGDPKPINEWILPDGSKVRAPYSSQDSRMSVSADGKFRLNFADLHDTGIYHCVGTNYQDADVLSFRVTILDPSVSEKDINGPYISKSSGDSLQLPCQASGIPNATVRWVLPDHRVLDRSTTNKEITPNGTLMIKKLTVRDGGYYRCVASNRYGVDLLALQVTVSAPENGSAENNDDGLGSGESEQESLEFEEAGRTHSQSATENTPDHKPDQATTSEPRAQPTTAEVAPRRRTSGGGRSRGRWWANRRTLKQPRKVDPKHWAEYLERARKNSVAKPTTTTTRGITDKPRGGFPASPEERESSGDDQDSLVDEGFIAVTTRRPRELPITLVSPRTRPRGPHANEAPVVAQSPTLGQTTPPNEGETTSPMGQVSTYPSLHPVPTDSIDKRRPGGVKAPTTTPQRPNAEGQMTFSDDIWDLHLTLAPTTLRMYTPEADIIPPGENTARVEVSTGGTATTSGGRHHPMTTKGHGGHQVPLEPRQKATTSPLPLPSTAVSQRSRTVTDASASKPRLWGRRRKQPYRRRYGRPGVNKHWYSIVRPGRRRHGGSALVQSHRNSAITEVPLRLPSPLSLPTQTGIAPTEKAEVLPQPEIQFGRGPLEEDAQSVSVLETSTAGGEDLSRRATSPDSNAPQAPISRTTTQPLATSTSTSPNPALLAIKRPTESPPQIIYSSTYTPPTIQPTSRTHKTARGKIPWSRLFGFNSQRDVLRRLRKPMRGTGSKIVTQGSLVLTKPTLQNVVTSVPMVDPTVLPLTTPRTQDTTTEQTTRIPVTPAGEMTSTILPSTIETAAVTTETTVTTTRVTLTTRQRAFFRRRRPGKAFGRTKSRAFSSWTTSGRSRSAASAAETRRTRPKKTRLPVTPTVPVTTNVEMETSTWNIGTHSRRYPKTVVPTPPAIHSGSQPRVLSSPSQPIATLPTTTPSPTAEDAGTTTTMAPTYAATKTSQLPRIRIHPVTPTSSTPTTTALVTESATAAPTSSRALTTFQPTSRAVPRFRITLHRFGTSPPRRRPPPLPPAYGVDNPRWGMSHGRIIGSSLTFSPRSTEAPSDHRAINPALNVDLENTIEVGDSREDLSSEADPSSPNVIAVDPLIGQRPSKPSIIDGTAASLTVLADSDAVLTCEASGNPHPDIRWTKISTGATITANTKRSNKFEVFPNGTLSIHKIKVQDRGQYLCTAENQHGSDRLLVTLSVVALPSKILEPRVKDITVHSGYPVEIKCRSQGRPSPTISWILANRTMVRNSSPFNGRISVLADGTLRIKAVNVYDQGSYRCVASNPAGVHTVTVRIHVLAQPPSILEDKRQTIKARPGENIRLACSTQGNPPPDLRWQVFDGTEIKPLQFISTKLFVFTNGTLYIKSLKPSDSGNYECVVTSSSGSEKRVVSLMVEQHQERPKIIAASPNKSKLNYGDKLQIHCSATGDPKPHILWRLPSKIFVDQWRRRGGRVVVLFNGTLSIDSTSEKDAGDYLCIARNNAGEDTMSVQIDVSMKPALIEHKQSVHKHVSYGGDLHVDCKASGEPKPEISWSLPDGTMVNNVLQADDSGRRTRRYVVFGNGTLYYNKVGMAEEGDYTCYAQNTLGKDEMKVHVTVVASIPHIKKSYKPFHKVKVGESVMFDCQAVGTPLPKILWMLPTNEIISFSKNRYHIQSNGSLLIKNVRFADAGGYMCIARNPGGDATYLLHLNVASTPPVINGLRGNRTVIEEAAVRHTRKQMDCKAEGIPKPRITWIMPDNILIHAPYYGSRIVVHLNGTLEIRNVRSSDKAEFTCVASNSAGTSRLVVNLDVTQMLRRPMFRNPFNQKLIAGNQVTAVFNCSADGVPPPEIIWILPNGTRFKSRPEAARYQIGSDGTFLIHSPVAEDAGKYRCAAKNTIGYIEKLIILEVAQKPVIHTHPLGLIRSTSGDTLSLHCSTGGSPAPTISWTVPSGFVLDRPQINTRYILFENGTLVVREISMHDRGSYTCKAYNNAGASSQVTHVMVLAYAPRITNGPSKSIQSRAGSPVHLNCMAIGIPKPEIVWELPDHTVLSTFKNLRPAGKEFLHPQGTLVIQKASAHDSGTYKCTARSHLGSDSRQTLLQVV, encoded by the exons ATGGCTGTGGTCAGTGGGCGAAGCCTCTCTTCCTGCTCTCCGCATTGGAGTCTACTGGTGTTCCTGGCTGTTTTCACCTGGTCTTGGCGCACCTGCCTTACCTGTCCCAAAGCATGTACTTGCTACGTACCCACCGAGATCCACTGCACCTTCAGATACCTCAATGCCATTCCAGAAAGCATCCAAGCTCACGTGGAACGCATAAATTTGGG TTACAATAACCTGATGAAGTTAACAAATGGCAGCTTTGCTGGGTTAAAACATCTCGAGTTGTTAATGCTTCATAGCAATAAGATCCAAGAGATACCAGACAACGCATTCAAAGATCTGCAGAGTCTACAG GTTCTGAAGATGAGCTACAACAAGGTGAAAGCATTGAATCGCGAGGCTTTTCGTGGTCTACGCAGCATAGTCCGGTTACATATGGACCACAACAACATTGAATTCATTAACCCCGAGGCATTCTATGGGCTTGCTACATTGAAGCTACTCCACTTAGAAGGAAACATGCTGCAAGAAATCCACCGAGATACATTTGTCACTTTTCGCTTCAACAAGATCTTCAAAGTATCTTCAATAAAGCATCTTTATCTGTCAGAAAATGCCTTGACATCCATCCCTAGTGACCTGCTTTCTTACATCTCAGAAATTGAAAGTATTTACCTTCATGGCAACAAATGGTTTTGTGATTGTAACTTGAAGTGGTTAGCTGAACTCAATGAAAGGCTGCCAG GCGTGCTTAAGTGCAAGCGAGATCGCAACTACCCCAACGGCCAGATCTGCCCAGTGTGTGCGAGTGCAAGTGTCTCCAAGGGCAAGGATATTTTACAGCTGCCTTCCTCCACCTTTGCTTGCATGCCATCAAAGATCCAGTCTCCCCTGAAGATCCGAAGCAGCGCTATGGAAGAAGAAGGGGACTACGCTCTCGGTAATGCCAAGGCTTTCGTGGCACCGCTGGGTCAAATGAGTTTGAACATGAGCGACCAGTTGGGGAATGGGTGTGAAATAACCTGCAATGTGCACAGGCCCGTGAGAACACCAGACGTAACCGTGGATCAGAAAGAGGACCATGTCCTGCTCAATACATCCCTATCAACCTTCCTTGTTTGCTACGTTGATTATGAGAAGATTCAACGACTATGGGGGATCCTGGCGATGTACACAGACTCTTCACTAAAGCTGGAGAGGGACACCCTGCTGAGTGAAACGCCTTCCATGGGCTACCTTTACAAACAGCCTCCAACCATGGACATGCACTATTTTATGGGTATACAGGCAGAGATCAGAGCTGAGCCTTCGTGGCTACTGCAAAGTGAAATCACCCTGCAGCTGGACAGGAGCAGGACAACCCTCAATGTCTTGCAGATCAAGTACCTCATAGACCTCCAGGTCACCTTCCAAGACTTGGAGGTGAAGCCGGGGAAAAACAGCTGGGTGATGATAAAGAGAGCAAGCAGTATCAGGACTGAACATTTTGTGGTGATGGGTGGGACCGTGGAACTGGAGTGCCAAGCCTTTGGTGACCCCAAGCCCATCAACGAGTGGATTCTCCCAGATGGTAGCAAGGTCCGAGCGCCTTACAGCAGCCAGGACAGCCGGATGTCAGTCAGTGCAGACGGCAAATTCAGGTTAAACTTTGCTGACCTCCACGACACGGGCATCTACCACTGTGTCGGAACCAATTACCAAGATGCAGACGTGTTGAGTTTCAGGGTTACCATCCTGGACCCCAGCGTTTCCGAGAAGGACATAAATGGGCCTTACATTTCCAAATCGAGTGGCGACTCCTTACAGCTCCCGTGCCAAGCCTCTGGAATTCCAAATGCTACAGTCAGATGGGTCCTTCCTGACCACAGGGTTTTAGATCGCTCCACGACCAATAAGGAGATAACACCAAATGGGACGTTGATGATAAAGAAGCTGACGGTCAGAGACGGCGGCTATTACAGGTGTGTGGCTTCCAACCGCTATGGGGTTGATCTCCTGGCGCTACAGGTGACGGTGTCCGCCCCCGAGAATGGAAGTGCTGAAAATAACGACGACGGCTTAGGTTCAGGGGAGAGTGAGCAAGAGTCACTGGAGTTTGAAGAAGCGGGGAGAACCCACAGCCAGTCCGCCACGGAGAACACGCCAGATCATAAACCAGACCAGGCCACCACTTCAGAACCCAGGGCACAGCCAACAACGGCGGAGGTGGCACCCAGGAGAAGAACTAGTGGCGGCGGGAGGTCCCGAGGTCGCTGGTGGGCCAACCGAAGGACGTTGAAGCAGCCCAGAAAAGTTGATCCCAAGCATTGGGCCGAGTATCTGGAAAGAGCCAGGAAGAACTCCGTAGCCaagccaacaacaacaacaacgcgAGGAATCACCGACAAACCTCGGGGGGGTTtcccagcatctccggaggaaaggGAATCGTCGGGAGACGACCAGGATAGCCTAGTGGACGAGGGGTTCATCGCGGTGACCACCAGGCGGCCACGGGAGCTTCCAATCACATTGGTATCTCCTCGCACAAGGCCAAGGGGTCCCCATGCGAACGAAGCGCCAGTGGTGGCACAGTCTCCAACGCTGGGACAGACCACACCACCTAACGAAGGGGAGACAACGTCTCCAATGGGGCAGGTGTCCACATACCCCAGTCTGCATCCTGTGCCGACAGATTCCATTGATAAAAGGAGACCTGGAGGTGTCAAAGCCCCAACTACAACTCCCCAACGACCCAATGCAGAAGGGCAAATGACGTTCTCCGATGATATTTGGGATCTCCACCTTACCCTTGCACCTACCACGTTGCGGATGTACACGCCAGAGGCAGATATAATCCCACCAGGAGAAAACACAGCACGAGTGGAGGTCTCTACGGGCGGGACCGCGACCACCAGTGGCGGCCGCCATCACCCTATGACCACGAAAGGCCATGGGGGTCATCAAGTCCCGCTTGAACCCAGGCAGAAAGCCACCACCTCTCCACTCCCCTTGCCTTCCACCGCAGTCAGCCAGCGGAGCCGCACTGTCACCGACGCCTCGGCTTCCAAACCAAGGCTTTGGGGACGAAGACGGAAACAGCCATACAGGCGTCGTTACGGGCGGCCAGGTGTGAACAAACACTGGTACAGCATTGTGAGACCGGGTCGGCGAAGACACGGCGGGTCGGCACTGGTACAGTCACATCGCAACTCCGCCATCACCGAGGTCCCACTGCGACTCCCgtccccactctcccttcccacACAGACTGGGATAGCACCGACGGAGAAAGCCGAAGTTCTCCCCCAGCCCGAGATCCAGTTTGGCAGAGGTCCCTTGGAGGAAGACGCCCAAAGCGTAAGTGTCCTGGAGACGAGTACCGCCGGAGGGGAGGACCTTTCGCGTCGGGCGACCAGTCCAGACAGCAACGCACCACAAGCCCCAATTTCGAGAACCACAACACAACCCCTGGCGACCAGTACAAGCACCAGCCCGAACCCTGCCTTACTTGCTATCAAGAGACCTACAGAAAGTCCACCCCAAATTATCTACTCTTCAACATATACTCCACCCACCATCCAGCCGACCAGCCGGACCCATAAGACTGCCCGTGGGAAGATCCCTTGGAGTAGGCTTTTCGGGTTCAATAGTCAAAGGGATGTACTCCGGAGGCTTCGGAAACCCATGCGGGGCACCGGGTCTAAAATTGTTACTCAAGGCTCGCTCGTTCTGACCAAGCCGACTCTCCAAAATGTGGTGACCTCGGTGCCAATGGTAGATCCCACGGTACTCCCTCTCACCACCCCACGTACCCAAGACACCACCACCGAACAAACCACGCGGATCCCCGTTACCCCTGCCGGCGAGATGACAAGCACCATCCTCCCATCTACGATTGAAACAGCGGCGGTCACTACAGAGACCACAGTCACCACGACCCGGGTAACTCTCACCACCAGACAACGGGCGTTCTTCCGGCGCAGGAGACCGGGCAAAGCCTTCGGTAGAACCAAGAGCCGTGCCTTCTCATCGTGGACCACCTCCGGACGCAGTCGCTCGGCGGCGTCGGCGGCTGAGACCAGGAGGACACGTCCGAAGAAAACTAGATTGCCCGTGACTCCGACCGTCCCAGTAACCACCAATGTTGAGATGGAGACCAGCACTTGGAACATTGGTACGCACTCGAGACGTTACCCCAAGACGGTTGTGCCGACTCCACCCGCGATTCACTCTGGTTCCCAGCCTCGGGTTCTATCAAGCCCAAGTCAACCCATTGCAACCCttccaacaaccacaccatcgcCCACCGCTGAAGATGCCGGGACCACAACCACAATGGCTCCAACATACGCCGCCACCAAGACAAGTCAACTGCCCAGAATCAGAATTCATCCGGTTACCCCAACATCTAGCACTCCCACGACCACCGCACTTGTCACCGAATCGGCCACTGCGGCTCCTACCTCTAGCCGCGCTCTGACCACCTTCCAACCCACCTCCAGGGCTGTTCCCAGATTCCGCATCACCTTGCACAGGTTTGGCACCTCCCCGCCCCGCAGGCGCCCGCCGCCCTTGCCCCCTGCTTACGGGGTGGACAACCCACGGTGGGGAATGTCCCACGGCCGCATCATCGGCTCAAGTCTAACATTCTCGCCGAGGTCTACAGAGGCGCCGAGTGACCATAGGGCGATCAACCCCGCTCTAAACGTGGACCTTGAGAACACCATAGAGGTCGGGGATAGCAGAGAGGACCTGTCCAGCGAGGCCGACCCTTCCTCGCCCAATGTTATCGCCGTGGATCCGCTGATAGGGCAGCGGCCCTCAAAGCCGAGTATAATCGATGGGACGGCAGCTAGTCTCACGGTGCTGGCCGATTCTGACGCTGTCCTGACTTGTGAGGCCTCCGGAAATCCCCACCCCGACATCAGATGGACAAAGATCTCAACGG GGGCAACGATCACTGCCAACACCAAGCGAAGCAACAAATTTGAGGTCTTTCCAAACGGTACCCTGTCCATTCATAAGATCAAAGTTCAGGACCGCGGACAGTACCTCTGCACAGCCGAGAACCAGCACGGCTCCGATCGACTGCTGGTCACTTTATCTGTGGTGGCCCTCCCGTCCAAAATACTGGAGCCTCGGGTAAAGGACATCACCGTCCACTCGGGATACCCCGTGGAGATTAAGTGCAGGTCTCAGGGCCGTCCTTCTCCGACCATCTCCTGGATCCTTGCCAACAGAACCATGGTGAGAAACAGCAGCCCATTCAACGGGAGGATCTCGGTGCTGGCTGACGGCACGCTCCGTATTAAAGCGGTGAACGTGTACGACCAAGGTAGCTACAGGTGTGTGGCCAGCAACCCCGCTGGAGTCCACACGGTGACGGTGCGGATACACGTGTTGGCACAGCCGCCCAGCATCTTGGAGGACAAACGGCAGACCATCAAGGCGCGGCCCGGGGAGAACATCAGATTGGCATGTAGCACCCAAGGCAACCCGCCGCCCGACCTCCGCTGGCAGGTCTTCGACGGCACCGAAATCAAACCCCTGCAATTCATCAGCACCAAGCTGTTCGTCTTCACCAACGGCACCCTTTACATCAAATCGCTGAAACCGTCAGACAGCGGAAACTATGAGTGCGTGGTCACCAGCTCCAGCGGCTCAGAGAAGAGGGTTGTGAGCTTGATGGTGGAGCAACACCAGGAACGGCCCAAGATCATTGCTGCTTCTCCCAACAAGAGTAAATTGAACTATGGAGATAAGCTCCAGATCCACTGCTCGGCCACGGGAGACCCGAAACCTCACATCCTTTGGAGATTACCTTCCAAGATCTTCGTGGATCAGTGGCGCCG GAGAGGAGGCCGCGTGGTGGTGTTGTTCAATGGGACCTTGTCAATCGATTCCACGTCGGAGAAGGACGCGGGGGATTACCTCTGTATCGCCCGCAACAATGCTGGAGAAGACACGATGTCAGTGCAAATCGATGTGTCCATGAAACCGGCGCTGATAGAACACAAGCAGTCCGTTCACAAGCACGTTTCGTACGGCGGAGATCTTCATGTGGACTGCAAGGCGTCCGGGGAACCCAAGCCCGAGATCTCCTGGAGTTTGCCCGACGGGACAATGGTCAACAATGTCCTACAAGCCGATGATAGCGGCAGGAGGACCCGTAGGTACGTCGTGTTCGGCAACGGTACCCTCTACTATAACAAAGTCGGGATGGCAGAAGAGGGCGACTACACCTGCTACGCTCAGAACACTCTAGGCAAGGACGAGATGAAGGTCCATGTCACTGTGGTGGCCTCGATCCCACACATAAAGAAATCCTACAAGCCTTTCCACAAGGTGAAGGTTGGGGAATCTGTAATGTTTGACTGCCAAGCCGTGGGAACGCCATTGCCCAAGATATTATGGATGTTGCCGACAAACGAAATCATCTCCTTCTCCAAGAATAGGTACCACATCCAATCCAATGGATCTTTGCTCATCAAGAATGTCCGCTTCGCTGATGCCGGGGGGTACATGTGTATAGCCCGTAACCCAGGGGGCGATGCCACGTATCTCCTGCATCTCAACGTGGCTTCCACCCCACCAGTGATCAATGGCCTCCGGGGGAATAGGACGGTCATCGAGGAGGCGGCGGTGAGACACACCAGGAAGCAGATGGATTGCAAGGCCGAGGGGATTCCCAAGCCTCGCATCACGTGGATTATGCCCGATAACATCTTGATCCACGCCCCTTACTACGGCAGTAGGATTGTTGTCCATCTCAATGGCACCTTAGAAATTCGCAACGTCAGGTCTTCGGACAAAGCGGAGTTCACCTGCGTGGCGAGCAACAGTGCGGGGACGTCCAGACTGGTGGTCAACTTGGACGTCACCCAGATGCTGAGGAGACCCATGTTCAGGAATCCATTCAACCAGAAGTTGATCGCCGGCAACCAAGTCACCGCCGTCTTCAACTGCTCTGCGGATGGCGTCCCACCTCCAGAGATTATCTGGATTCTACCTAATGGGACGCGCTTCAAGAGTAGACCCGAGGCAGCCCGCTACCAAATTGGGAGTGACGGGACCTTCCTTATCCACAGTCCCGTGGCAGAGGATGCGGGCAAGTATCGCTGTGCAGCCAAGAATACAATCGGATACATAGAGAAACTCATTATCTTGGAGGTTGCCCAGAAGCCCGTCATTCACACCCACCCACTGGGGTTAATCCGAAGCACGAGTGGAGATACTTTGAGCCTCCATTGCTCCACCGGTGGTAGCCCAGCGCCAACAATTTCATGGACCGTCCCGAGCGGTTTTGTCCTTGATAGACCTCAGATCAACACGAGGTACATCCTCTTTGAAAACGGGACTTTGGTCGTCAGGGAGATCAGCATGCATGACCGGGGTAGTTACACCTGCAAGGCCTACAACAATGCTGGCGCCTCCTCCCAGGTCACGCATGTGATGGTACTAGCCTACGCCCCTCGTATTACTAATGGCCCCTCCAAATCCATCCAGTCAAGGGCTGGCTCGCCCGTTCATCTCAACTGCATGGCCATTGGGATCCCCAAGCCTGAAATTGTTTGGGAGCTGCCTGACCACACTGTGCTTTCAACGTTCAAGAACCTGCGCCCAGCTGGGAAGGAGTTCTTGCATCCACAGGGAACATTAGTAATCCAGAAGGCATCCGCTCACGATTCAGGCACTTACAAATGCACAGCTAGAAGCCATCTAGGCAGTGACTCCAGACAAACGCTGTTGCAAGTCGTCTGA